A section of the Solitalea canadensis DSM 3403 genome encodes:
- a CDS encoding GNAT family N-acetyltransferase produces the protein MLKQYENRDFKLLQSWVTDAELLFQFAGTDFHYPITEQQLTVYKEKNPDRHFYIGYYDNQAAAFGEIIPQSDAAFRLGRLIVGNPSLRGQGLGYRFVKDLVNECKETFHAKVVDLFVWEENHPAIRCYQKAGFSFTDEPGFFLQYNDKQFTIHKMSLRVI, from the coding sequence ATGCTAAAACAGTATGAAAATAGAGACTTTAAACTGTTGCAAAGCTGGGTAACGGATGCAGAACTGTTGTTCCAATTTGCAGGTACTGATTTTCATTACCCGATTACCGAGCAACAACTGACTGTTTATAAAGAAAAAAACCCTGACCGGCATTTTTATATTGGATATTATGATAATCAAGCTGCAGCATTTGGCGAAATAATACCTCAATCAGATGCTGCTTTTCGCTTAGGAAGGTTAATTGTGGGGAATCCTAGTTTAAGAGGACAAGGTTTGGGATATCGATTTGTTAAGGATTTGGTGAATGAGTGTAAAGAAACTTTTCACGCAAAAGTGGTGGATCTATTCGTTTGGGAGGAAAATCACCCTGCAATAAGATGTTACCAAAAAGCAGGTTTTAGTTTTACGGATGAACCGGGATTTTTTCTGCAGTATAATGATAAGCAATTTACGATTCACAAAATGTCTCTCCGTGTAATATAA
- a CDS encoding M1 family aminopeptidase: MLKQLLLFEQKYQFRQYTFIGSAILFLLLGLVLPRGGYGGDEVFKNAPYVISAGISLLSMSSLLAITLFTANIVLRDSEHKMEELIFTTRINKFQYVASRFLGLFSAGLMVLLASLLGMMMATLLLDKSQLGTFVLWNYLWPFLVFAVPNVLFCTTLLYATAVITRSTMATYIAGVLIYILYLVGSMLGNSPLMANADFSGSTPELLPVLLDPFGLTSFFGETKHWSVIDRNTLLLPLKGSFLLNRLLWLSISMLILLSTYQWFSFRLVSKNVGKKAKTTRPSVANAYKTTNTDPDRKVAKWQMLKSVVILEVKSILKSPAFYVILLLWLFLMGTELTETLFHQLFGISLYPVTGYIVEFVRNNSLAVIIIIFFSGEITWRERTAKVYELIDVTPASNFVFFVGKSIAILMLIGTFISSLVLTGVVIQGFKGYNNFDIGTYLSLFYYSGLPLFLMGVLSLFIQTVSPNKYLGLLFTCIVFGITLFSARLGIAHYLLRYAVTPELEYAELNGFSYFATAFNWYMLYWTAFAAMLSILSLQLWKRGVQSGWRKKLSVIAFRKNTSFTVSGSLALFLISGGFIYYQTNIVHPYMTPEQKTIFRADYEKKYKRYSELPTLTIIDVKTNVDLFPAERYYKVKGWYSLENKNKIPVNNLLVWLNQEAVLKSLVVEQAESLEKDDRFNHYWFKLKKPLQPGERITMEFSIEVAKPGFEKFNKENYITKGGSYIELEKYLPAFGYATQLELEDSLERSKNGLAPQVKSTPANDQYYNWVQYESTISTDEDEQVISIGDLQQQWIEKGRRHYSYKTSKPIPFMFAIASANYEVMSYNYKGVSVDLYCKQKQNANVTEMLKAVNNSLDYYSQSFSPYQYKYLRVVEIPHYKGNATAYPGVLFCGEKYNFLSDYRDSTKINYAYCTITHEIAHQWWAGQLAPADAPGAKVLTETLAQYSETLLLEKKCGRNGLSDYLSAELNLYLNLRGYSGETEEALAKVEGQNHVAYQKGGLVMYALKDLVGEEKVNQALQKLLTKFSSPNKKATVTDLLKELYAVTPSEYNYLINEWFNKIVLYDLKIHTATCRKLANGKFETTARVGTKKIIDNGDGKIVPLSFKEPLKLLVTEENSNEWSKSIYVNTLAFTGDDTVIKIITDKKPGSIIIDPYITRIEQDKTDNELEITMK, from the coding sequence ATGTTAAAACAGCTACTTCTTTTTGAGCAGAAATACCAGTTTAGGCAATATACTTTTATCGGATCTGCAATCCTGTTTCTGTTGCTTGGTTTAGTATTACCTCGTGGCGGTTACGGAGGAGATGAGGTTTTCAAAAATGCCCCTTATGTGATCAGCGCCGGAATCTCGTTGTTATCCATGTCTTCACTTTTAGCCATTACTTTATTTACTGCTAATATCGTATTGCGCGATAGTGAACACAAAATGGAAGAGTTGATTTTCACTACTCGTATTAACAAGTTTCAATATGTGGCAAGCAGATTTTTAGGATTATTCAGCGCAGGGCTGATGGTCCTATTAGCATCATTATTAGGAATGATGATGGCCACTTTATTATTGGATAAAAGCCAGTTGGGGACATTTGTTTTATGGAATTACCTATGGCCATTTTTGGTTTTTGCAGTTCCCAATGTATTGTTTTGTACCACCTTATTGTACGCAACAGCAGTAATAACACGAAGCACAATGGCAACCTATATTGCCGGAGTTCTTATTTATATTCTCTACCTGGTAGGTTCAATGTTGGGAAATTCGCCTTTAATGGCTAACGCTGATTTTTCAGGTTCTACGCCTGAATTATTACCGGTGTTGTTAGACCCATTTGGTTTAACCTCGTTTTTCGGAGAAACAAAACATTGGTCGGTTATAGATAGAAATACATTACTGCTACCGCTTAAAGGGAGTTTTTTATTAAATCGATTACTGTGGCTATCCATTTCTATGCTAATTTTATTGAGTACTTACCAGTGGTTCTCATTTAGGTTGGTAAGTAAGAATGTCGGTAAAAAGGCAAAAACAACAAGGCCTTCGGTTGCTAATGCTTATAAAACAACCAATACTGATCCGGATCGTAAAGTTGCAAAATGGCAAATGCTGAAATCTGTAGTAATCCTGGAGGTAAAATCTATACTTAAAAGTCCAGCTTTTTATGTTATCCTGCTTTTATGGTTATTTCTGATGGGAACAGAACTGACTGAAACACTTTTTCATCAGTTATTTGGCATTTCATTATATCCGGTTACTGGTTACATTGTGGAGTTTGTCAGAAACAACTCATTGGCAGTTATAATAATCATCTTCTTTAGTGGGGAAATTACCTGGCGTGAACGGACTGCTAAAGTTTATGAATTAATTGATGTTACGCCTGCATCAAATTTTGTCTTTTTTGTGGGTAAATCTATAGCAATCTTAATGCTGATTGGGACCTTTATTAGCTCCTTAGTACTTACTGGAGTTGTAATTCAGGGGTTCAAAGGCTATAACAACTTTGATATCGGCACCTATCTTTCATTGTTTTATTACAGTGGATTACCGCTATTTTTAATGGGTGTTTTGAGCCTATTTATTCAAACAGTTTCTCCCAATAAATACTTGGGACTATTATTTACCTGTATTGTCTTTGGCATAACGCTCTTTAGCGCACGCCTGGGTATAGCGCATTATTTGTTGAGATATGCAGTAACTCCTGAGCTTGAATATGCTGAACTAAATGGATTTTCTTATTTCGCAACAGCTTTTAATTGGTATATGCTGTACTGGACAGCTTTTGCAGCAATGCTTTCAATTCTTTCACTTCAATTATGGAAACGAGGAGTTCAATCAGGTTGGCGAAAAAAACTATCTGTAATTGCTTTCAGAAAGAATACAAGTTTTACAGTTTCAGGTAGTTTGGCCCTTTTTCTTATTAGCGGTGGATTTATTTATTACCAAACAAATATTGTTCATCCTTATATGACTCCAGAACAAAAGACAATATTTAGAGCTGATTATGAAAAAAAATATAAAAGGTATAGTGAATTACCCACACTTACTATTATCGACGTAAAAACCAATGTTGATTTATTTCCGGCCGAACGATATTATAAGGTAAAGGGTTGGTATTCGTTGGAGAATAAAAACAAAATACCAGTTAATAATCTTTTGGTCTGGCTGAACCAGGAGGCGGTATTAAAGAGCTTAGTAGTAGAGCAGGCTGAATCGTTAGAGAAGGACGACCGATTCAATCATTATTGGTTTAAATTAAAGAAACCATTACAACCGGGAGAACGGATTACTATGGAGTTTTCAATTGAGGTTGCTAAACCAGGGTTTGAAAAATTTAATAAGGAAAACTACATAACGAAAGGTGGTTCCTATATAGAATTGGAGAAATACCTGCCTGCCTTTGGCTATGCGACACAACTCGAACTTGAAGATTCACTTGAACGCTCAAAAAATGGATTGGCTCCCCAGGTAAAATCAACTCCGGCTAACGATCAGTATTATAATTGGGTACAGTATGAAAGCACCATCTCAACAGATGAAGACGAGCAAGTTATTTCAATTGGCGACTTACAACAGCAATGGATTGAAAAGGGAAGAAGGCATTATTCCTATAAAACTTCAAAACCAATTCCGTTTATGTTTGCGATTGCTTCTGCTAATTACGAGGTCATGAGTTATAACTATAAAGGTGTATCAGTTGATTTGTATTGTAAGCAAAAACAAAATGCCAACGTAACTGAGATGCTGAAAGCTGTTAATAATTCATTGGATTATTACAGTCAAAGTTTTAGTCCGTATCAATACAAGTATTTGCGTGTTGTAGAAATTCCTCATTATAAAGGGAACGCAACAGCCTATCCGGGAGTGTTGTTTTGTGGCGAAAAATATAACTTCCTGAGCGACTACAGAGATAGCACTAAAATCAACTATGCTTATTGTACAATAACGCATGAAATAGCTCATCAATGGTGGGCCGGACAATTAGCACCTGCAGATGCTCCCGGTGCTAAAGTGCTTACCGAAACACTAGCACAATACTCAGAGACGTTGTTGTTGGAAAAAAAATGTGGTAGGAATGGTCTATCTGATTATTTATCCGCAGAACTTAACTTATACCTTAACCTTCGGGGATACTCAGGAGAAACGGAAGAAGCTTTGGCAAAAGTAGAAGGCCAAAACCATGTGGCTTATCAAAAAGGCGGGTTGGTGATGTATGCACTTAAGGATTTAGTTGGTGAAGAAAAAGTAAATCAGGCTTTACAAAAGCTATTAACAAAATTTTCATCGCCAAATAAAAAGGCTACTGTTACAGATTTGTTGAAGGAGTTATATGCGGTAACACCATCAGAATACAATTACTTAATAAATGAATGGTTTAATAAAATAGTGTTGTATGATCTTAAAATTCACACAGCCACATGTCGTAAATTAGCTAATGGTAAGTTTGAAACCACTGCGAGAGTCGGTACGAAAAAGATAATTGATAATGGAGATGGTAAAATTGTTCCGCTGAGTTTTAAGGAGCCTTTAAAGTTGTTAGTTACGGAAGAAAATAGCAACGAATGGTCAAAATCCATTTATGTAAATACTCTTGCTTTTACAGGTGATGATACGGTAATTAAGATTATTACGGATAAAAAGCCTGGTAGCATTATTATAGATCCGTATATAACCCGGATAGAGCAAGATAAAACAGATAATGAACTTGAGATAACAATGAAATAA
- a CDS encoding DinB family protein: protein MNEPWISKPSEGEYPTYAKMYIDLLPDDDQILKHLKTNFQEVKNYISSLPEEKLKFRYAAEKWTIKEILVHIIDDERIYAYRALRIARNDKTSLPGFEQDDYVPYSRANERSLEDIFEEYESVRNASLTLFKSFNQEDVMRLGMANGNQVSVRALIYHMAGHELHHLNSIKERYV, encoded by the coding sequence ATGAATGAGCCTTGGATCTCAAAGCCTTCAGAAGGTGAGTACCCGACATATGCAAAAATGTATATTGATCTGTTGCCGGATGATGATCAGATTCTTAAACACCTGAAAACCAACTTTCAGGAGGTGAAGAACTACATCTCTTCATTGCCTGAAGAAAAGCTAAAGTTCAGATATGCAGCGGAAAAGTGGACAATAAAAGAAATTTTGGTTCACATAATCGACGATGAGCGTATTTATGCTTATCGTGCTTTGCGGATTGCGCGTAACGATAAAACCTCCCTACCAGGATTTGAACAAGATGATTACGTACCTTATTCAAGAGCTAATGAAAGAAGTTTGGAGGATATCTTCGAAGAATATGAATCGGTACGAAATGCAAGCCTGACTTTGTTTAAAAGTTTTAATCAAGAAGATGTTATGCGTTTAGGAATGGCTAACGGAAACCAGGTAAGTGTAAGAGCGTTAATCTATCACATGGCCGGCCATGAGCTTCATCATCTTAATAGTATCAAAGAGCGATATGTTTAA
- a CDS encoding DUF1349 domain-containing protein — protein sequence MKKTIINLLLLSTISFCTAAQGTQAKSDESVRISSVPYPLNWDNTPQKFAVTDKGITIEAQKGTDLFVFVDGNYYNNTASKLLFHPDSNFVFKAKVSPEFNEVYDGGAILVYSDKENWANFLFEKNERNTYGVVSSFVKNKISDGNYHTELPSKEVYMKVAKSGKIFNFYYSLDGQKWVLTRTFPYSQLENMRIGFYAQAAKGPGCKVHFTEISYNGKAFKDFFTGE from the coding sequence ATGAAAAAAACAATTATTAATCTACTTCTGCTATCAACTATTTCATTTTGTACAGCCGCACAAGGAACTCAGGCAAAGTCTGATGAATCAGTAAGGATCTCATCAGTTCCGTATCCTTTAAATTGGGACAATACTCCACAAAAATTTGCCGTAACCGACAAAGGAATCACTATTGAAGCTCAGAAGGGAACAGATCTATTTGTATTTGTAGACGGTAATTACTACAATAACACAGCATCCAAACTTCTTTTTCATCCCGACTCAAACTTCGTGTTTAAAGCCAAAGTATCTCCTGAATTTAATGAAGTGTACGATGGGGGAGCGATTTTAGTTTATAGTGATAAGGAAAATTGGGCCAATTTTTTATTTGAGAAGAATGAAAGAAATACCTACGGTGTAGTATCATCCTTTGTTAAGAATAAAATTAGCGACGGAAATTACCATACAGAACTACCCAGTAAAGAAGTTTACATGAAAGTGGCTAAATCTGGGAAAATATTCAATTTCTACTATTCTTTAGACGGACAAAAATGGGTGTTGACTCGAACATTCCCTTATTCGCAATTAGAAAATATGCGTATTGGCTTTTATGCACAAGCAGCTAAAGGCCCGGGCTGCAAAGTTCATTTCACTGAAATCTCGTATAACGGAAAAGCCTTTAAAGATTTTTTTACTGGCGAATAA
- a CDS encoding sensor histidine kinase, which produces MNNEIILLHEIIINTVLKRIQNLFLPNNAWTFVVPVLLISLIQTSEKEPYTWNEHISCTAIMMALLLPVLLFVFYQEKIRKASSTRNYFLLWVACFVVYLSVLPLFLIPILSPLFPVELTQDNVGMLCLFCIGIELTLVLTEYFNTQLSGSHWLRKLNLEKSILLALLLLSVLLAAMGVSSMSDPRYHSANNLLIGPTLKPLVLLKKLPTFFSFALQFFLLYMAGFFFYFINNRFLIPVLLKQKGMIIYCLAAIGSILFFYPLIAQLIIWLPINNVFGEIIGSPPFKAENGWGAFAIMLVSLPIILTIQWFKQNNQITMLEKQKVENELHLLKQQINPHFFFNTLNNLYGLSLTRSEQTPEVILHLSDLMRYVIYEGQKEKVLLTDEINYIEDYLRLQQIRIHKQLDITFEKHSIDNQFELPPLLLIIFIENAFKHGIEPAENACYLKMNLSCANGKLSLSCENSVEPTTKKSQSGIGLLNLKRRLELLYPGKHELKMENGQNSFKIILELN; this is translated from the coding sequence ATGAACAATGAAATCATTCTTTTGCATGAAATTATCATCAACACTGTGCTCAAAAGAATTCAGAATCTATTTCTTCCCAATAACGCATGGACATTTGTAGTTCCTGTATTGCTGATAAGTCTTATTCAAACTTCTGAAAAAGAACCTTATACCTGGAACGAGCATATATCCTGCACAGCCATCATGATGGCTCTGTTATTACCGGTTCTTTTATTTGTTTTCTATCAGGAGAAAATCCGCAAGGCTTCATCCACTCGTAATTATTTTTTACTTTGGGTGGCTTGCTTTGTTGTTTACCTAAGTGTGTTGCCTCTTTTCCTGATTCCTATACTATCTCCTCTGTTTCCTGTAGAACTGACACAAGATAATGTGGGGATGTTATGCTTGTTTTGCATTGGAATAGAGTTGACACTGGTATTAACCGAGTATTTCAATACACAACTTTCGGGATCTCACTGGCTCAGAAAACTCAATCTAGAGAAAAGCATTTTGCTGGCATTATTGCTATTATCCGTGCTATTGGCTGCAATGGGTGTTTCAAGTATGTCCGATCCCCGTTATCATTCAGCAAACAATTTATTGATAGGCCCAACCCTTAAACCGTTAGTGCTATTAAAAAAGCTTCCTACTTTTTTCAGCTTTGCACTACAGTTTTTTCTTCTTTACATGGCCGGTTTCTTTTTCTATTTTATCAATAATCGGTTTTTGATCCCTGTTTTGCTCAAACAAAAAGGAATGATCATTTATTGCCTGGCAGCTATCGGAAGCATTTTGTTTTTTTATCCATTAATTGCCCAACTGATCATTTGGCTACCCATAAATAACGTTTTTGGAGAAATTATTGGAAGTCCGCCTTTTAAAGCCGAAAATGGATGGGGTGCATTTGCAATTATGTTGGTTAGTTTACCCATTATCCTGACGATCCAGTGGTTTAAGCAAAATAACCAAATTACGATGCTTGAGAAACAGAAAGTGGAGAACGAATTGCATTTGCTAAAACAACAAATCAATCCCCATTTTTTCTTTAATACGCTTAATAATCTATACGGACTCAGCTTAACCAGATCGGAGCAAACACCCGAAGTTATTCTTCACCTTTCTGATCTAATGCGTTACGTGATTTATGAAGGACAAAAGGAAAAGGTTTTATTAACCGACGAAATAAATTATATTGAAGATTATCTGCGCTTACAGCAGATCAGAATTCACAAACAACTGGATATCACTTTTGAGAAACATTCAATAGATAATCAATTTGAACTGCCACCTCTTTTATTAATTATTTTTATTGAAAATGCTTTTAAACATGGTATTGAACCCGCAGAGAATGCCTGTTACTTGAAAATGAATCTTAGCTGTGCGAATGGTAAATTGAGCCTTAGCTGTGAAAATTCTGTTGAGCCTACTACAAAAAAATCTCAATCGGGCATTGGTTTACTTAATTTAAAACGACGCCTGGAGCTACTTTACCCAGGAAAACACGAGTTAAAAATGGAGAACGGCCAAAATAGTTTTAAAATTATATTGGAATTAAATTAG
- a CDS encoding helix-turn-helix transcriptional regulator, with the protein MSNVRYYTVDPPAALADYVRSFWAFEMDLPEEQPYVYRSMADACTEMVFHYKGRFDNADGPQLKPEPLSMMHAQTQRYRRFITKGSFGIFGVYLYPFAVPRLLSVSSAELTDQMPDLHTLLGAEGAELEERMLHALDNRQRMVILSNYLLKRLQQQKEAPAVIRTAIKTAIQANGLINIPSFTEQFYLSSRQFERRFKEQSGFTLKTYCRILRFHSALNEYGNKAISLTDLAYQCGYYDQSHFINDFKQFSGYTPKEYFRGNAEGAEYREVE; encoded by the coding sequence ATGAGTAATGTAAGGTATTATACAGTTGATCCTCCTGCTGCACTTGCAGATTATGTAAGGTCATTTTGGGCTTTTGAAATGGATCTGCCCGAAGAACAACCTTATGTATATCGTTCAATGGCAGATGCATGTACCGAGATGGTTTTTCATTACAAAGGAAGGTTCGATAATGCAGACGGTCCGCAGTTGAAACCGGAGCCGCTTTCTATGATGCATGCTCAAACCCAACGTTACCGAAGATTTATAACCAAAGGTTCATTTGGTATTTTTGGTGTTTATTTATACCCGTTTGCTGTTCCCCGTTTATTATCAGTTTCTTCAGCCGAATTAACGGATCAAATGCCCGATCTACATACATTATTGGGAGCTGAAGGGGCCGAACTGGAAGAACGAATGTTGCATGCTCTTGATAACAGACAACGAATGGTAATTCTGTCCAACTATTTACTAAAGCGATTGCAACAACAAAAGGAGGCCCCTGCTGTGATCCGGACAGCTATAAAAACCGCGATACAAGCCAACGGGTTAATTAATATTCCAAGTTTTACCGAACAATTTTATCTATCAAGCCGCCAGTTCGAACGTCGGTTTAAAGAACAGTCGGGCTTTACCTTAAAAACCTATTGCCGCATTTTAAGGTTTCACTCTGCTTTAAATGAATATGGCAATAAAGCGATTTCACTAACGGATTTAGCCTATCAATGTGGGTATTATGATCAGTCGCATTTTATTAACGATTTTAAGCAGTTTTCGGGATATACGCCTAAGGAGTATTTCAGAGGGAATGCAGAAGGGGCCGAGTATAGGGAGGTGGAATAG
- a CDS encoding VOC family protein, producing the protein MKNVKIPDGYTQVVPYLIVPDAEGLLKFTVDVFGATEKMKVLNDNGSIMHAEVFIGNSVIMFANSSEPYPPQPAGLFIYVDNADTVYKKALEAGATSVMELTNQGYGRTSGVLDSNGNTWWITSAN; encoded by the coding sequence ATGAAAAATGTAAAAATTCCTGATGGGTATACGCAGGTAGTGCCCTATCTGATAGTACCCGATGCTGAGGGTCTATTGAAGTTTACTGTTGACGTATTTGGTGCAACAGAAAAGATGAAAGTGTTGAACGACAATGGCTCCATAATGCATGCCGAAGTTTTTATCGGAAACAGCGTCATCATGTTCGCCAATAGCTCTGAACCCTATCCTCCGCAGCCTGCCGGGCTTTTCATTTACGTGGATAATGCTGACACCGTTTACAAAAAAGCATTAGAAGCAGGGGCTACAAGTGTAATGGAATTAACCAATCAGGGCTACGGCCGCACTTCCGGCGTTCTGGATAGCAATGGAAACACCTGGTGGATTACCTCTGCAAATTAA
- a CDS encoding LytR/AlgR family response regulator transcription factor, whose product MQLRTIIVDDEPLAHEVIKEHAKDVPFISIVGQCYSGTEALNFVNENSIDLIFLDIQMPKLKGLDFLKILKKSPIVIITSAYQEYALESFELDVCDYLLKPFRFERFLKATNKALELYQLKNQTNIPTSLNQIENNSVDLQQLFIKTDKRFVQVSLKDIYYLESFGNYVKVWLENEFLLTARTLTSFAEQLPVDDFVRIHKSFIINKQYIAYLEGNTVILKNKKPLQIGKSHKQSLKQLMSNDD is encoded by the coding sequence ATGCAACTAAGAACAATCATTGTTGACGATGAGCCCCTTGCGCACGAGGTAATCAAGGAACATGCGAAAGATGTTCCCTTTATTTCTATTGTGGGTCAATGCTATTCGGGAACTGAGGCGCTTAATTTTGTTAATGAAAATTCAATAGATCTGATATTTCTTGATATTCAGATGCCTAAACTTAAAGGGTTGGATTTTTTGAAGATTCTTAAAAAAAGTCCGATTGTAATCATTACCTCTGCTTACCAAGAATATGCATTGGAAAGTTTCGAATTGGATGTTTGCGATTACCTACTTAAACCTTTCCGTTTTGAACGTTTCTTAAAAGCAACCAATAAAGCGTTAGAATTATATCAACTTAAAAATCAAACTAATATTCCAACATCACTTAATCAGATTGAAAATAACTCGGTTGATTTACAACAACTATTTATCAAAACGGATAAACGTTTTGTACAAGTAAGCTTAAAGGATATTTATTATCTAGAAAGTTTTGGCAATTATGTTAAGGTATGGTTGGAAAATGAATTCTTGCTCACAGCCCGTACATTAACCAGCTTTGCTGAGCAATTACCTGTTGATGATTTTGTACGAATTCATAAATCGTTTATTATCAACAAACAATATATTGCTTACCTGGAAGGAAATACCGTTATTCTCAAAAATAAGAAGCCGCTGCAAATCGGGAAAAGTCATAAACAATCGCTTAAGCAGCTTATGAGCAATGATGATTAA
- a CDS encoding ABC transporter ATP-binding protein, giving the protein MNTLEIRNLTKTYPNDVKALDNISLTISKGMFGLLGPNGAGKSSLMRTIATLQEPDEGEVFFKNVNIHNDQDFLRKQLGYLPQDFGVYPKISAFQLLNHLAVLKGMVSKNERDEQVNALLQQTNLYHVKDKSVSTFSGGMRQRFGIAQALLGNPQLIIVDEPTAGLDPEERNRFHDLLSEIGEQVVVILSTHIVQDVSELCPQMAVLMNGKVALQGAPSQLIEDLSGKVWRKAINRNELHDYQQNFQVISKRLLAGKIQIHVLADDHPDKGFELLQPEPEDVYFSVLFGAQSTKEVLSC; this is encoded by the coding sequence ATGAATACCCTTGAAATTAGAAATTTAACGAAAACATACCCGAACGATGTTAAAGCCCTCGATAACATTTCACTCACTATTTCCAAAGGAATGTTTGGATTATTAGGTCCAAATGGGGCCGGAAAATCCTCCTTAATGCGAACTATTGCAACGCTGCAGGAACCAGATGAGGGGGAGGTGTTTTTTAAGAATGTTAACATCCATAATGACCAGGATTTTTTGCGTAAGCAATTGGGTTACTTGCCTCAGGATTTTGGAGTATATCCTAAAATATCGGCTTTTCAGTTATTAAACCACCTTGCTGTATTAAAGGGGATGGTTAGTAAAAATGAAAGAGATGAGCAGGTAAATGCTTTATTGCAACAAACCAATTTGTATCATGTGAAGGACAAATCAGTTAGCACATTTTCGGGAGGGATGCGACAACGGTTTGGCATTGCCCAGGCATTATTGGGAAACCCTCAACTGATTATTGTTGATGAACCAACTGCGGGACTGGATCCGGAAGAGCGCAACCGTTTTCATGATTTATTAAGTGAAATTGGTGAACAGGTAGTAGTAATTCTTTCGACACATATTGTCCAGGATGTAAGTGAGCTTTGTCCCCAAATGGCCGTTTTAATGAACGGAAAAGTAGCCTTGCAGGGTGCTCCATCGCAGTTGATTGAAGATTTGTCGGGCAAGGTGTGGAGAAAAGCAATTAATCGGAATGAACTGCACGATTACCAGCAAAATTTTCAGGTAATCTCAAAACGTTTACTGGCAGGCAAAATACAAATTCATGTGTTAGCCGATGATCATCCAGATAAAGGATTTGAATTATTGCAGCCTGAACCGGAAGATGTTTATTTCTCCGTTTTATTTGGTGCTCAATCAACGAAGGAGGTATTGTCATGTTAA